In Actinomyces radicidentis, one genomic interval encodes:
- a CDS encoding DNA helicase, translating to MTPSLFSFGRKRRHSEPAPEESTGVDGLEEAITAQSGEAAEDVPQPAEDPEPEPEPVDPVDAALARWRSELVELGGVASLDDIHMLDGVVDLSAAHPSGLAQLYAGRPTHLTSLIREHSALSVARQSLREVAGRTDSLARQFGVAPVYLAIGVASWTETVVSEHGAAASSASAASSTTAASAASSASAPSAAPAASGSAGDFDAAEAELARATAALDASRASHPDASSTSRTAQPGVVRTVNVPVLLRPVRLSSATADAALTLDASIEVNPVLARALRRYGSTADVDAAARATLAGAGFSPRSALERVAALGREYLPGFEIHEQQVIGAFVHPGQALVEDLDEVWDRARASALVAAVAGDEEARAALDVDLGEPVRTDRAPSDERGAGDLDPAQLDAVEAVSTGASLLLDAPPGSEVAETLAAIAADAAASGRTVVHVPATSADGHAVAGALRDLGLGDLVLDLTEDGSWRRHVADAIKESLGVEPPELDVPAIVDMREELTATRDRVSRYVDALHRERAPWGVSVDDALERLAELTSDAHAARTRARVAPGRLERLDDAGMDRAHELLERAHELGVMTRAASTSPWNGVSVADVDEATDSLVRLQRLSDELLPAVIENAGYVAGATSLRRASTMGEWCEQLEMLDGVRESLDVFQPAVFERSAADMVIATASKQWREDRSVQMAASDRRHYAKAARDLVRPGRVVEDLHGELVKVQQRRETWRKHDPEGGWPTLPHGLDAMQATAQQTRELIDRLQPVLGTAPDAPVLMDLPLETLLERAGALADDDVTAQKLPRVNAVLTELDELGLSPLVADLASREAGADELDEELTFCWWSSVLAQALRTDPDLEGLDAAALSGTARRLAELDAEQSASLAGPVRHAYARRVRTAVEERKADARALYIALSREDGVPLRDILALHPIALTVKPIWIIPPTLVPQVLAPDALVDLAVLDASADVPVSRVVAAMVRASQVIVVGDLRRAKTGLAAELGSLLPSVTLPTGRNALDAEIAAFLATNGYEGVVDAVPAPPGTERLALSLVDGRGMPAPGQSAVETVGAEVDRVVDLVIEHALTHPELSLGVVALNARHADEIRRAAAAAVAGSPALEEFFATGISEPFTVVDLPEARSLRRDHVILAVGYAKTPHGRTIHSFGQVSERSGMVELVEALCASRGTTHVVSCLAAEDIDPERLHAPGARLLREVLARAAGEAPQAEAGSAEVPDRLTSDLVAALRRRDLLVVTGFGVEGGLRLPIAVGHPDYPGELLVAVLTDDADYVAEPSLRRRDRHWVERLEHRRWRVHRAFRASVFLDPEAEAAQIADLIDDELALRTVMAAQEIVELVPEDAEDPLTSASTASAEEVQPERATEPDGAAPVEFEPLVSSAVESGSEEADASAGSASDPEPDSTADESDDAASADSTAGDAVGAEDGAVDVAPAAVDEVASAEPTVSVDTAAASEEPDAGPDEETVTEAPAEESASDADPAEELPDRVHDEPVPFFQLPEADEATGIPAAEARAAARDVRPPIAQGLPLQAYTDDQLDDLLAWIRTDDVVRTEDEEVEELRRELALRRRGAGITAVLRNVVRRTR from the coding sequence ATGACGCCTTCACTCTTCTCGTTCGGCCGCAAGCGACGCCACTCGGAGCCCGCCCCCGAGGAGAGCACGGGCGTCGACGGCCTCGAGGAGGCGATCACCGCCCAGTCCGGCGAGGCCGCCGAGGACGTCCCCCAGCCGGCCGAGGACCCCGAGCCGGAGCCCGAGCCCGTCGACCCGGTCGACGCCGCGCTCGCGCGGTGGCGCAGCGAGCTCGTCGAGCTCGGCGGCGTCGCCAGCCTCGACGACATCCACATGCTCGACGGCGTCGTCGACCTCTCCGCGGCCCACCCCTCCGGTCTCGCCCAGCTCTACGCCGGCCGTCCGACGCACCTCACGAGCCTCATCCGGGAGCACTCGGCGCTCAGCGTCGCGCGCCAGTCCCTTCGCGAGGTCGCCGGCCGCACCGACAGCCTCGCCCGCCAGTTCGGCGTCGCCCCCGTCTACCTCGCCATCGGCGTGGCCTCCTGGACGGAGACCGTCGTCTCCGAGCACGGCGCCGCCGCCTCGAGCGCCTCCGCCGCCTCCTCGACGACGGCGGCCTCCGCGGCCTCGTCCGCCTCGGCCCCCTCAGCCGCCCCCGCGGCGAGCGGCTCCGCGGGCGACTTCGACGCCGCCGAGGCCGAGCTCGCTCGCGCCACCGCCGCCCTCGACGCCTCCCGCGCCAGCCACCCCGACGCCTCCTCGACCTCCCGCACCGCCCAGCCGGGCGTCGTGCGCACCGTCAACGTCCCCGTCCTCCTGCGCCCTGTGCGCCTCTCGAGCGCCACCGCCGACGCCGCCCTCACGCTGGACGCCTCCATCGAGGTCAACCCCGTCCTCGCCCGCGCCCTGCGCCGCTACGGCTCCACCGCCGACGTCGACGCCGCCGCCCGCGCCACCCTCGCCGGCGCCGGCTTCTCGCCGCGCAGCGCCCTCGAGCGCGTCGCGGCGCTGGGCCGCGAGTACCTGCCCGGCTTCGAGATCCACGAGCAGCAGGTCATCGGCGCCTTCGTCCACCCGGGCCAGGCCCTCGTCGAGGACCTGGACGAGGTCTGGGACCGCGCCCGCGCCTCCGCCCTCGTCGCCGCGGTCGCCGGCGATGAGGAGGCCCGCGCCGCCCTCGACGTCGACCTCGGCGAGCCCGTCCGCACCGACCGCGCACCCAGCGACGAGCGCGGGGCCGGAGACCTCGACCCCGCCCAGCTCGACGCCGTCGAGGCCGTGAGCACCGGAGCCTCCCTCCTCCTCGACGCGCCCCCGGGATCCGAGGTCGCCGAGACCCTCGCCGCCATCGCCGCCGACGCCGCCGCCTCGGGCCGCACCGTCGTCCACGTCCCCGCCACGAGCGCCGACGGCCACGCCGTCGCCGGCGCCCTGCGCGACCTCGGGCTCGGCGACCTCGTCCTCGACCTCACCGAGGACGGTTCCTGGCGCCGCCACGTCGCCGACGCCATCAAGGAGTCCCTCGGCGTCGAGCCTCCCGAGCTCGACGTCCCCGCCATCGTCGACATGCGCGAGGAGCTCACCGCGACCCGCGACCGCGTCTCCCGCTACGTCGACGCCCTCCACCGCGAGCGCGCCCCCTGGGGCGTCTCCGTCGACGACGCCCTCGAGCGCCTCGCCGAGCTCACGAGCGACGCCCACGCCGCCCGCACGCGCGCCCGCGTCGCGCCCGGCCGCCTCGAGCGCCTCGACGACGCCGGCATGGACCGCGCCCACGAGCTCCTCGAGCGCGCCCACGAGCTCGGCGTCATGACCCGCGCCGCCAGCACGAGCCCTTGGAACGGGGTGTCCGTCGCCGACGTCGACGAGGCCACGGACTCCCTCGTCCGCCTCCAGCGCCTCTCCGACGAGCTGCTGCCCGCCGTCATCGAGAACGCCGGCTACGTCGCCGGCGCCACCTCGCTGCGCCGCGCCTCCACGATGGGGGAGTGGTGCGAGCAGCTCGAGATGCTCGACGGCGTGCGCGAGTCCCTCGACGTCTTCCAGCCCGCCGTCTTCGAGCGCTCCGCCGCCGACATGGTCATCGCGACCGCCTCCAAGCAGTGGCGCGAGGACCGCTCCGTCCAGATGGCCGCCTCCGACCGACGCCACTACGCCAAGGCCGCCCGCGACCTCGTGCGCCCCGGCCGCGTCGTCGAGGACCTCCACGGCGAGCTCGTCAAGGTTCAGCAGCGCCGCGAGACCTGGCGCAAGCACGACCCCGAGGGCGGCTGGCCCACCCTCCCGCACGGCCTCGACGCCATGCAGGCCACGGCCCAGCAGACCCGCGAGCTCATCGACCGGCTCCAGCCCGTCCTCGGCACCGCCCCGGACGCCCCCGTCCTCATGGACCTGCCGCTCGAGACGCTCCTCGAGCGCGCCGGCGCCCTCGCCGATGACGACGTCACCGCTCAGAAGCTTCCCCGGGTCAACGCCGTCCTCACCGAGCTCGACGAGCTGGGCCTCAGTCCGCTCGTCGCCGACCTCGCCTCCCGCGAGGCCGGCGCCGACGAGCTCGACGAGGAGCTCACCTTCTGCTGGTGGTCCTCGGTCCTCGCCCAGGCGCTGCGCACCGACCCCGACCTCGAGGGCCTCGACGCCGCCGCCCTGTCCGGCACGGCCCGCCGCCTCGCCGAGCTCGACGCCGAGCAGTCCGCCTCGCTCGCCGGCCCGGTCCGTCACGCCTACGCGCGCCGCGTGCGCACCGCCGTCGAGGAGCGCAAGGCCGACGCCCGAGCCCTCTACATCGCCCTGTCCCGCGAGGACGGCGTGCCGCTGCGCGACATCCTCGCCCTCCACCCGATCGCGCTCACCGTCAAGCCGATCTGGATCATCCCGCCGACCCTCGTCCCGCAGGTCCTCGCCCCCGACGCCCTCGTCGACCTCGCGGTCCTCGACGCCTCCGCGGACGTGCCCGTCTCGCGGGTCGTGGCCGCCATGGTCCGTGCCAGCCAGGTCATCGTCGTCGGCGACCTGCGCCGCGCGAAGACCGGTCTGGCCGCCGAGCTCGGCTCGCTCCTGCCGTCGGTCACCCTGCCGACCGGGCGCAACGCCCTCGACGCGGAGATCGCCGCCTTCCTCGCCACGAACGGCTACGAGGGCGTCGTCGACGCCGTCCCGGCCCCGCCGGGCACGGAGCGGCTCGCGCTCTCCCTCGTCGACGGCCGCGGCATGCCGGCACCCGGACAGAGCGCCGTTGAGACGGTGGGCGCTGAGGTGGACCGCGTCGTCGACCTCGTCATCGAGCACGCCCTCACCCACCCCGAGCTCTCGCTCGGCGTCGTGGCCCTCAACGCCCGCCACGCCGACGAGATCCGCCGCGCCGCGGCCGCCGCGGTCGCCGGCTCCCCGGCCCTCGAGGAGTTCTTCGCGACGGGGATCTCCGAGCCCTTCACGGTGGTCGACCTGCCCGAGGCGCGCTCCCTGCGCCGCGACCACGTCATCCTCGCCGTCGGCTACGCCAAGACGCCGCACGGCCGCACCATCCACTCCTTCGGCCAGGTGAGCGAGCGCTCCGGCATGGTCGAGCTCGTCGAGGCCCTGTGCGCCTCGCGCGGCACGACGCACGTCGTCTCCTGCCTCGCGGCCGAGGACATCGACCCGGAGCGCCTCCACGCGCCGGGCGCGCGCCTCCTGCGCGAGGTCCTCGCCCGCGCCGCCGGCGAGGCGCCGCAGGCCGAGGCCGGCTCCGCCGAGGTCCCCGACCGCCTCACCTCGGACCTCGTGGCCGCGCTGCGCCGCAGGGACCTCCTCGTCGTCACCGGCTTCGGCGTCGAGGGCGGCCTGCGCCTGCCGATCGCCGTCGGCCACCCCGACTACCCCGGCGAGCTCCTCGTCGCCGTCCTCACCGACGACGCCGACTACGTCGCCGAGCCGAGCCTGCGCCGCCGCGACCGCCACTGGGTCGAGCGCCTCGAGCACCGCCGCTGGCGCGTGCACCGCGCCTTCCGCGCGAGCGTCTTCCTCGACCCGGAGGCCGAGGCCGCGCAGATCGCCGACCTCATCGACGACGAGCTCGCGCTGCGCACCGTCATGGCCGCCCAGGAGATCGTCGAGCTTGTCCCCGAGGACGCCGAGGACCCGCTCACCTCCGCGTCGACCGCGTCGGCGGAGGAGGTCCAGCCGGAGCGCGCCACCGAGCCCGACGGCGCCGCCCCGGTCGAGTTCGAGCCCCTGGTCTCCAGCGCCGTCGAGTCCGGTTCGGAGGAAGCCGACGCCTCCGCCGGCAGCGCCTCCGATCCCGAGCCCGACTCGACCGCCGACGAGTCCGACGACGCCGCGTCCGCCGACTCCACCGCCGGCGACGCGGTCGGTGCCGAGGACGGCGCCGTCGACGTCGCGCCCGCCGCCGTCGACGAGGTCGCTTCCGCCGAGCCGACCGTGTCGGTGGATACGGCCGCCGCGTCGGAGGAGCCGGACGCCGGGCCCGACGAGGAGACGGTGACGGAGGCACCCGCTGAGGAGTCCGCGTCGGACGCGGACCCCGCCGAGGAGCTCCCCGACCGCGTCCACGACGAGCCCGTCCCCTTCTTCCAGCTGCCCGAGGCCGATGAGGCGACCGGAATCCCGGCCGCCGAGGCTCGCGCCGCCGCGCGCGACGTGCGCCCGCCGATCGCCCAGGGGCTCCCGCTCCAGGCCTACACGGACGACCAGCTCGACGACCTGCTCGCCTGGATCCGCACCGACGACGTCGTGCGGACCGAGGACGAGGAGGTCGAGGAGCTCCGCCGCGAGCTCGCCCTGCGTCGACGCGGCGCCGGCATCACCGCGGTCCTCCGCAACGTCGTCCGTCGCACCCGGTGA
- the mscL gene encoding large conductance mechanosensitive channel protein MscL has protein sequence MLKGFKDFIAQGNALELAVAVIIGAAFKPIVDAITAVIMGIIGAVIGSPNFDSVGQFTINGSDPIQPGAIVTAIVNFLLIAIAVYFCIVLPMNKLKERTAKTEVEEEAVEVTDTELLVQIRDLLAGGRANVTAETTTGGDIETPRA, from the coding sequence ATGCTTAAGGGTTTCAAGGACTTCATCGCGCAGGGCAACGCCCTCGAGCTCGCCGTCGCCGTCATCATCGGCGCCGCCTTCAAGCCGATCGTCGACGCGATCACCGCCGTCATCATGGGCATCATCGGCGCCGTCATCGGCTCCCCGAACTTCGACTCCGTCGGCCAGTTCACCATCAACGGCTCCGACCCGATCCAGCCCGGCGCCATCGTCACCGCCATCGTCAACTTCCTCCTCATCGCGATCGCCGTCTACTTCTGCATCGTCCTCCCGATGAACAAGCTGAAGGAGCGCACCGCCAAGACCGAGGTCGAGGAGGAGGCCGTCGAGGTCACCGACACCGAGCTGCTCGTCCAGATCCGCGACCTGCTCGCCGGCGGCCGCGCCAACGTCACCGCCGAGACCACCACCGGTGGCGACATCGAGACGCCCCGCGCCTGA
- a CDS encoding transcriptional regulator, with the protein MAGTSGSDGVRSAGRRHRRVIALSAQDAERVAQGLEPLEVAEERRRRSVDALTDALSRDGGVLGRDSSASEHANDARLLGDVPPHWGHGPAIG; encoded by the coding sequence GTGGCCGGCACCAGCGGGTCGGACGGGGTGCGCTCTGCCGGGCGCCGTCACCGCCGTGTCATCGCGCTCTCCGCTCAGGACGCCGAGCGCGTCGCCCAGGGGCTCGAGCCGCTCGAGGTCGCTGAGGAGCGGCGCCGTCGCTCCGTCGACGCCCTCACCGACGCCCTGTCCCGCGACGGCGGTGTTCTCGGGCGCGACTCCTCGGCCTCGGAGCACGCGAACGACGCACGGCTCCTCGGCGACGTCCCGCCCCACTGGGGCCACGGTCCCGCCATCGGCTGA